AGGAGAAGCCACCATGTCGGAACAGGTCGTGCCCTTCACCGCGGACGACTACCGGGCCCGGATGGCCCGCGCCGCCGAGTCCGCCGCCGACGCCGGACTCGCGGGCGTCCTCGTCGCCCCCGGCCCCGACCTGGTCTACCTCACCGGCTACCAGCCGACCGCGATCACCGAGCGGCTCACCGTCCTCGTCCTCGCCGCCGGCCAGGAGCCGGTCCTCGTCGTCCCGACCCTGGAGGCCCCCGACGCGGAGAAGGCCGCCGGAGCCGCCGCGTTCACCCTGCGGGACTGGACCGACGGCAAGGACCCCTACGCCGTCACCGCCCCGCTGCTCGACGTCGACGGCCGGTTCGGCGTCAGCGACAACGCCTGGGCCATGCACCTCCTCGGCCTCCAGCAGGCCCTGCCCGGCACCTCGTACGTCTCCCTCACCGAGGCCCTGCCGATGCTCCGGGGCGTCAAGGACGCCCACGAACTCGCCAGGATCGCGGCCGCCGGGGCCGCCGCCGACCAGGCGTACGGCGAGATCCTCAAGGTCCGCTTCGCCGGCCGCAAGGAGACCGACGTCGCCGCCGACCTCGCCCGGCTCCTCATGGAGTTCGGCCACTCCCAGGTCGACTTCACCGTCGTCGGCTCAGGACCCAACGGCGCCAACCCCCACCACGAGGCCGGCGACCGGGTCATCGAGCGCGGCGACATGGTCGTCCTCGACTTCGGCGGCCTCAAGCACGGCTACGGCTCCGACACCACCCGCACCGTCCACGTCGGCGAGCCCACCGACGAGGAGCGCCGCGTCCACGACCTCGTCCGCGAGGCCCAGCAGGCCGGCTTCGAGGCGGTACGCCCCGGGGTCGCCTGCCAGGAGGTCGACCGGGCGGCCCGCAAGGTCATCACGGACGCCGGCTACGGCGAGTACTTCATCCACCGCACCGGCCACGGCATCGGCGTCACCACCCACGAACCGCCCTACATGATCGAGGGCGAGGAACTCCCCGTCGTCCCCGGCATGTGCTTCTCCATCGAGCCCGGCGTCTACCTCCCGGGCCGCTTCGGCGTCCGCATCGAGGACATCGTCACGGCGACGGAGGACGGCGGGGGCCGCCGCTTCAACAACACCCCGCACGAGATGGCCATCGTCGAATAGGACCTACCGGGCGGGGGACACCAGGGCGGCGATCCGCTCCGGGAACTCCTCCACCACCAGATGCCCCGCGTCCGGTACGACTCCGAGCTCCGCGCCGCCCAGGCGGGTGCGGACCGCCGGCCGCAGCCGCTCCGGCGGCAGGAACACGTCGTGCTCCCCGGTCACGGCCGCCACCGGCACCTTCCGGGCGCGCGGCTCCGCGAGCCCGGGCGCCCCGCTGGACCGGGCGTGCCGGGCGACGAGCGTCATCCACTCCACCAGCTCCGCCCGGGGCTCGTGGCCGGGCGCGAGCATCGCGCGCAGCAGCCGGGTGCTGCGCGCGGGCGTGGGCCGCAGGAACCAGGCGGCCGAGGCGGCGAGCAGCGCGGGCGGAAGACGCAGCGAGGACAGGCCGCCGGGGGAGACCAGGACCAGGCGCTCGATCGGCGCGGAGGTCGCGGACAGGGCGATCGCCGCGCCGAAGGAGTGCCCGAGGACGGTGACGGGCCGGCCCTCGCGGGTCTCCGCCACGGCCTCGTCCAGCCAGCTGCCGTACCAGCTCAACTCTCCCTTGGCGAGGCCGCGTTCGCCGGAGCTCAGGCCCGGCTGGCCGGGCACGTCGAGCAGGACGACCCGGTGCCCGGCCGCGAGCAGGGCCTCGGCCAGGGGCAGCGAGGCGGCGGCGTTGAAGTTCGTGCCGGGGACGAGGACGACCGTCGTCCCCGCCGGGCCGGGGGAGCCCGCCGTCACCGCGTGCGTCACCGCGCCCGCCGCGGTGAACACGTCCCGCTCGTGCGCCACGGTCCACGCGTCGAGCCGGTCGAAGCACCAGCCCCGTATCTGCTCCCGGCCCGCCTCGGAGCGGTAGATGGAGTTCATCGGGCGAGTATCCACCCCCGCCGGCGTCCGGCGGTCTCAGCCGTCCGTCAGGACGATCGCCGACTCGCCGGGAAGGCTGAGCAGGCCGTCCGAGGCCGGGCCCTCGACCGGGTCCCAGGACGCCAGGACCCGGTCGCGACCGTTGGAGCCGAGCGGGATCACCGTCGGCTCCTTGCCCAGGTTCACGGCCACCCGCAGGTCCCCGCGCCGGAAGACCAGCCAGCGGGCCTCCTCGTCGAAGGCCACCTTCACGCCCGCCAGGTCCGGGTCCGTCAGATCGGGCAGGGTGCGGCGCAGCGCGATCAGCTGGCGGTGCCAGGCGAGGAGCCGCTTGTGCGGGTCCCGCTCGCGTTCGGACCGGTCCAGGACCGAGCGGTCACGGGTGGCCGGCTCCTGGGGGTCGGGGACCTCGTCCTCGGACCAGCCGTGCGCCGCGAACTCCCGCTTCCGGCCCCGCCGTACGGCCTCCGCGAGCTCCGGGTCCGTGTGGTCGGTGAAGTACATCCACGGCGTGCTCGCCCCCCACTCCTCGCCCATGAACAGCATCGGCACCGAGGGCCCGGTGAGGACGAGCGTCGCCGCGCAGGCGAGCAGACCGGGCGAGAGGGAGGCCGAGAGGCGGTCGCCGAGGGCCCGGTTGCCGATCTGGTCGTGCGTCTGCGCGTACCCCAGGAAGCGGTGGGCGGGGGTGCGCTCCCGGTCGACCGGACGCCCGTGGTGGCGGCCGCGGAACGTGGAGTACGTGCCGTCGTGGAAGAAGACGCGGGTGAGCGTCTTGGCGAGCGCCGCCATCGGGGCGCGCGCGAAGTCCCCGTAGTAGCCCTGGGACTCGCCGGTCAGGGCCGTGTGCAGGGCGTGGTGGAAGTCGTCGTTCCACTGGGCGTGCACGCCGAGTCCGCCGAGCGTGCGCGGTGTGGTCGTGCGCGGGTCGGCCAGGTCGGACTCGGCGATCAGGAAGTGCGGGCGGCCCTGCTCCTTCGCCAACTCGTCCGCGGCGGAGGACAGTTCTTCCAGGAAGGTCAGCGCCCGCGTGTCGGCGAGGGCGTGCACCGCGTCGAGCCGCAGCCCGTCGATCCGGTAGTCCCGCAGCCAGGCGAGCGCGCTCCCCAGGAAGTACGCCCGCACCTCGTCCGAACCGGGCGCGTCCAGGTTCACCGCCGCGCCCCACGGCGTGTGGTGGGTGTCCGTGAAGTACGGCCCGAAGGACGGGAGATGGTTGCCCGACGGGCCCAGGTGGTTGTGCACCACGTCGAGGACCACGCCCATGCCGAGCCCGTGCGCCGCGTCCGTGAACCGCTTCAGCGCCTCGGGCCCGCCGTACGGCTCGTGCACCGCCCACGGCGCCACCCCGTCGTACCCCCAGCCCCGCACCCCGGGGAACGGGCAGAGCGGCATCAGCTCCACGTGGGTGATGCCGAGGCCCGCGAGCTCCCCGAGCCGCGCGGCCGCCGCGTCGAGCGTGCCCTCCGGCGTGAAGGTGCCGATGTGCAGCTCGTACAGGACGGCGCCGCGCAGCCGCAGGCGCGGGGAGTCGTGGCGCCAGGCGTACGCCGAGTGGTCGACGACCGCGCTCAGCCCGTCGGGCCCGTCGGGCAGCCGGCGCGAGCGCGGGTCGGGCAGCACGGGACCGCCGTCGAGCGAGAAGCCGTACCGGTCGCCGTCCCCGGCGGGCACCACCCCCGACCACCAGCCGTCCCGCTCGGCGTCCCGGTCCAGGGGATGGGCGGAGCCGTTCAGCTCCAGCGTCACCCGGTCACGGGCGCTCGGCGCCCACACCTCGAAGAGCACGGGAATCCCCTCGTCGACGGTCCAGTCACTCCACCACGGCTACCGCGACCATCCTGGCAGTCAGGACCCCGACGCGCCCGGCGCGTCCCACACGTAGTTGACCGCGTGCTCGAACGCCACGTAGCCCGCACGGGCGAAGGACGCCGCCATCGGCACGTTCCCCAGGTCCGTCGCCGCCCGGATCCGGGGCACGTCGGTGGCGGCCAGGATCCGCGTCCCCTCCGCCAGGATGTCGTCGATGTACCCGTGCCCGCGGTGGGCGGGCAGCACACCGATGTACGCGATGGTGTGGTGGTAGTTGTTCCGCGCGGGAACGACGAAGCCCACCG
This is a stretch of genomic DNA from Streptomyces sp. R44. It encodes these proteins:
- a CDS encoding aminopeptidase P family protein; protein product: MSEQVVPFTADDYRARMARAAESAADAGLAGVLVAPGPDLVYLTGYQPTAITERLTVLVLAAGQEPVLVVPTLEAPDAEKAAGAAAFTLRDWTDGKDPYAVTAPLLDVDGRFGVSDNAWAMHLLGLQQALPGTSYVSLTEALPMLRGVKDAHELARIAAAGAAADQAYGEILKVRFAGRKETDVAADLARLLMEFGHSQVDFTVVGSGPNGANPHHEAGDRVIERGDMVVLDFGGLKHGYGSDTTRTVHVGEPTDEERRVHDLVREAQQAGFEAVRPGVACQEVDRAARKVITDAGYGEYFIHRTGHGIGVTTHEPPYMIEGEELPVVPGMCFSIEPGVYLPGRFGVRIEDIVTATEDGGGRRFNNTPHEMAIVE
- a CDS encoding alpha/beta fold hydrolase yields the protein MNSIYRSEAGREQIRGWCFDRLDAWTVAHERDVFTAAGAVTHAVTAGSPGPAGTTVVLVPGTNFNAAASLPLAEALLAAGHRVVLLDVPGQPGLSSGERGLAKGELSWYGSWLDEAVAETREGRPVTVLGHSFGAAIALSATSAPIERLVLVSPGGLSSLRLPPALLAASAAWFLRPTPARSTRLLRAMLAPGHEPRAELVEWMTLVARHARSSGAPGLAEPRARKVPVAAVTGEHDVFLPPERLRPAVRTRLGGAELGVVPDAGHLVVEEFPERIAALVSPAR
- the treZ gene encoding malto-oligosyltrehalose trehalohydrolase; translation: MLFEVWAPSARDRVTLELNGSAHPLDRDAERDGWWSGVVPAGDGDRYGFSLDGGPVLPDPRSRRLPDGPDGLSAVVDHSAYAWRHDSPRLRLRGAVLYELHIGTFTPEGTLDAAAARLGELAGLGITHVELMPLCPFPGVRGWGYDGVAPWAVHEPYGGPEALKRFTDAAHGLGMGVVLDVVHNHLGPSGNHLPSFGPYFTDTHHTPWGAAVNLDAPGSDEVRAYFLGSALAWLRDYRIDGLRLDAVHALADTRALTFLEELSSAADELAKEQGRPHFLIAESDLADPRTTTPRTLGGLGVHAQWNDDFHHALHTALTGESQGYYGDFARAPMAALAKTLTRVFFHDGTYSTFRGRHHGRPVDRERTPAHRFLGYAQTHDQIGNRALGDRLSASLSPGLLACAATLVLTGPSVPMLFMGEEWGASTPWMYFTDHTDPELAEAVRRGRKREFAAHGWSEDEVPDPQEPATRDRSVLDRSERERDPHKRLLAWHRQLIALRRTLPDLTDPDLAGVKVAFDEEARWLVFRRGDLRVAVNLGKEPTVIPLGSNGRDRVLASWDPVEGPASDGLLSLPGESAIVLTDG